The proteins below come from a single Fodinicola acaciae genomic window:
- a CDS encoding sensor histidine kinase, translated as MIGPAAGFAAEAGKFRHPALFYRTDQDYLDGLLPFVTDGVAGGEPVAVAVPGPRLQLLADAMDSAGREAVTFIDMTEAGRNPGRIIATVLLRFADAHRGRPVRIVGEPVWPGRTAVEHPACAQHEALINAAFAGRDATIVCPYDAARLEKHALRDAYATHPLIWDGQRRYASDRYAPEAVVDRYNQPLPSQGATYQVDSADDIPDARQRATAYARQLGLPVARLPELGLIATELATNSVLHANGRCRLRVWREEDHLVCEVADAGQLTDPLAGRRTPPRWQPHGRGLLLVHQLADLVRTHTSPGGTTQQALLRIETTTSPPEDVGH; from the coding sequence GTGATCGGTCCCGCCGCCGGGTTCGCCGCGGAAGCCGGTAAGTTCCGCCATCCCGCGTTGTTCTACCGCACGGACCAGGACTATCTGGATGGTCTCCTGCCGTTCGTGACTGACGGCGTCGCCGGTGGTGAACCGGTCGCGGTCGCGGTGCCCGGTCCGCGGCTGCAGTTGTTGGCCGATGCCATGGACAGCGCTGGTCGCGAGGCGGTGACCTTCATCGACATGACAGAGGCCGGCCGTAACCCCGGCCGGATCATCGCCACGGTGTTGCTCCGGTTCGCCGACGCGCATCGCGGCCGCCCCGTACGCATCGTCGGCGAGCCGGTGTGGCCGGGGCGTACGGCGGTGGAACATCCGGCCTGCGCGCAGCACGAGGCGTTGATCAACGCGGCCTTCGCCGGTCGCGACGCCACCATCGTGTGTCCGTACGACGCCGCCAGGCTGGAAAAGCACGCGCTGCGGGACGCGTACGCCACGCATCCGCTCATCTGGGATGGTCAGCGCCGCTACGCGAGCGACCGGTATGCACCCGAGGCTGTCGTGGATCGGTACAACCAGCCGCTGCCCTCACAGGGCGCCACCTATCAGGTCGACTCCGCCGACGACATTCCAGACGCGCGACAGCGGGCCACGGCGTACGCGCGGCAGCTGGGGCTGCCGGTGGCCCGCCTGCCGGAGCTGGGGCTGATCGCCACCGAGCTGGCCACCAACAGCGTCCTGCACGCCAACGGCCGTTGCCGGCTGCGCGTCTGGCGGGAGGAGGACCACCTGGTGTGCGAGGTCGCCGACGCCGGGCAGTTGACCGACCCACTTGCGGGCCGGCGTACGCCGCCGCGCTGGCAACCGCACGGCCGCGGCCTGCTGCTGGTGCACCAGCTCGCCGACCTGGTCCGTACGCACACCTCGCCGGGCGGCACGACCCAACAAGCGCTGCTACGCATAGAAACAACCACATCGCCGCCGGAGGACGTGGGGCACTGA
- a CDS encoding STAS domain-containing protein has translation MSTKGHENSEGNGDIRAAGSTTGGRNTAAVTIDEADSGTPVLRVSGDIDMFANDKLQTAINDALTGGPAAVILDLTGVTFLDSAGLSALITAQIRHPDTHVRVVAASAYTLRPIQLTGLDQVLDIYPTLQAARQA, from the coding sequence GTGAGCACTAAAGGCCACGAGAACAGCGAAGGCAACGGCGACATCCGGGCCGCTGGCTCGACGACCGGTGGCCGCAACACCGCCGCCGTGACCATCGACGAGGCGGACAGCGGCACACCGGTGCTGCGCGTCAGCGGCGACATCGACATGTTCGCCAACGACAAGCTGCAGACCGCGATCAACGACGCACTCACCGGCGGCCCCGCCGCGGTCATCCTGGATCTCACCGGCGTCACGTTCCTGGACTCGGCCGGTCTGTCCGCGCTGATCACCGCCCAGATCCGCCATCCGGACACCCACGTCCGCGTCGTCGCGGCCAGCGCGTACACGCTGCGACCCATCCAGCTCACCGGGCTGGACCAGGTGCTGGACATTTATCCCACCCTGCAGGCCGCCCGCCAGGCCTAA
- a CDS encoding MFS transporter, with protein MSEAAEPRPNVVVAVLALGGIVVSLMQTLVIPLIPALPTLLHASANDAAWAITATLLAGAIATPVVGRLGDMYGKRRMLLVSLVVLVVGSTVAALSDSLVPMVIGRALQGMAAGVIALGISIMRDELPAERLGSATSLMSASLGVGGALGLPAAAFLAERADWHVLFWSAAVLGVVVTVLVFLLVPESRVRTPARFDLVGAFGLSVGLLCLLLGISKGADWGWGSATTLVLFAVAVIVLALWGWWELRRPQPLVDLRTTARRQVLLTNIASIVFGFAMFAISLVIPQLLQLPVATGYGMGQSLLTVGLVMAPSGLVMMSMAPLSAQITRSRGPKITLMVGAVVVAIAYGLGIVLMSQVWQLVLVSSLMGAGVGLAYGAMPSLIMAAVPVSETAAANSLNTLMRSIGTSMSSAVSGVVLAHLTVSFGSTAVPSPDGFRLILAIAAGASLIALVVAAFLPPRRAVPPAGTTSTVPATATAR; from the coding sequence ATGTCCGAAGCTGCCGAGCCACGGCCGAACGTCGTCGTGGCGGTGCTGGCACTCGGCGGGATCGTCGTCTCCCTGATGCAGACGCTGGTGATTCCGCTGATCCCGGCGCTGCCGACGTTGCTGCACGCGTCGGCCAATGACGCCGCCTGGGCCATTACGGCCACCTTGCTGGCCGGCGCGATCGCCACCCCGGTGGTAGGTCGTTTGGGTGATATGTATGGAAAACGGCGAATGTTGCTGGTCAGCCTTGTCGTACTCGTCGTCGGATCGACCGTTGCGGCGCTGAGCGATTCGTTGGTGCCGATGGTCATCGGTCGTGCGCTGCAAGGCATGGCCGCCGGCGTGATCGCGCTCGGCATCAGCATCATGCGCGACGAGCTGCCGGCGGAGCGGCTCGGCTCGGCGACCTCGCTGATGAGTGCGTCACTCGGCGTCGGTGGCGCGCTCGGCCTGCCGGCCGCCGCTTTTCTCGCCGAACGCGCCGATTGGCACGTGCTGTTCTGGAGCGCCGCCGTGCTCGGCGTCGTGGTGACCGTGTTGGTTTTCCTGTTGGTGCCGGAATCCCGCGTACGTACGCCGGCGCGCTTCGATCTCGTCGGAGCTTTTGGCCTGTCCGTTGGACTGTTGTGCCTGCTGCTCGGCATTTCCAAAGGTGCGGACTGGGGTTGGGGGAGTGCGACCACGCTGGTTTTGTTTGCCGTGGCCGTCATCGTGCTGGCGCTGTGGGGATGGTGGGAGCTGCGCCGTCCGCAACCGCTGGTCGACCTGCGTACGACCGCGCGCCGGCAGGTGCTGCTGACCAACATCGCCTCGATCGTCTTCGGGTTCGCGATGTTCGCGATATCGCTGGTGATTCCGCAGCTGCTGCAGTTGCCGGTCGCCACCGGCTATGGGATGGGACAGTCGCTGCTCACGGTCGGCCTGGTGATGGCGCCGAGCGGCCTGGTGATGATGTCGATGGCGCCGCTGTCGGCGCAAATAACCCGTTCTCGCGGACCGAAAATCACCCTGATGGTCGGCGCGGTGGTGGTCGCGATCGCGTACGGCCTGGGGATCGTGCTGATGTCGCAGGTCTGGCAGCTGGTGTTGGTGTCCAGCCTGATGGGCGCCGGCGTCGGTCTCGCGTACGGCGCCATGCCGTCGCTGATCATGGCGGCCGTGCCGGTGTCCGAGACCGCCGCCGCCAACAGCCTCAACACGCTGATGCGGTCGATCGGCACGTCCATGTCGAGCGCGGTTTCCGGTGTGGTGCTGGCACATCTGACCGTGTCGTTCGGATCGACCGCGGTGCCGTCGCCGGACGGTTTTCGCCTCATCCTGGCGATCGCGGCCGGCGCTTCGCTGATTGCCTTGGTGGTCGCGGCGTTCCTGCCACCGCGCCGCGCGGTGCCGCCGGCCGGCACGACCTCAACCGTGCCGGCCACCGCCACCGCTCGTTGA
- a CDS encoding glycoside hydrolase domain-containing protein encodes MRRTLFVILLAATLVATAAPPVAAAPSTRDYVRLVNPWVESDIGRFFFFQSASQPFGMVKLRPDTSTSTTWDSGYQHDENEVKGFSHVHEWTLSGVQVMPTTGAPVPKTQGDTGWQSHVDHDNGEIAEPGYHKLHLDRYGVTAELTSTERVGMHRYTYDRGGPSEIIVNLGGVLGEATMNGAQVTKVSNQELEGFVTMHDGNTKLFFDIAFDRPFDSLHGWTNGKLADGGAPIDRLAGDNMGVYVRYGQLAAGSAVQLKVALSYTSTEGARRNLAAELPGWSFGATKAAAQRQWNDLLGRIDVRGGTHQQQVKFYTDLFHVLCGRGVYSDADGKYIDDTWNHNQVKQIPLGRDGRPKFAMYNSDALWLTQWNVNSILGLAYPEIYASMVNSFLQMYRDGGLLPRGPAAGDDTMIMTGSPITSFIVGAWNKGIRGFDIDLAFKAMLDAQSVGGLFDKGAIEYGSWTGAGGIRPYLERGYVPHDQSAGFLDGGAGETLEYANQDWALGQLARQLHKRGLNVAQFAKVSVSSQLNDSNFAGVRAVDGRPIRSSVSPKENVEWASNGEKTPAITLSWDKPRTIQKVVLSDRANLTDNVNSGVLRFSDGSSVNVSGIPADGTEKTVQFGKRSVSWARFEATGGTGANVGLNEFEAWDDSDTGAYLIDRSRNWRNLLDPSTGFIRPKAADGSWLTPFDPLSGNDFVEANAWQATWFTSHDVMGLANLVGGEAGYADKLNYAFVRAEKDNFIGAYGKGYVSYGNQPGLEVAHLFNYVGKPWLTQYWVRQVQAKTYGAVSTVDGYGHHDEDQGQMGAMSALMAMGLFEVTGGSLADPVYDITSPVFDQTTIRLGSGREFRIVTHDNSAANLYIQRARLNGHQLDRSWFGQDQLARGGTLELWLGNRPNQKWGTRDLPPSASRSEGRQPVYANAVTVSGPDVVREPYGKTQFQATYTPANTTLKQAFWSVTEPDGKPTDKATIDGDGVLTVNHRSGNVLVTATAADGHRVSASRKVSLDLDVKLLRGNAARWPGVTATASSEYSPQYAAAKVHDGIIGEQDSGDWASKGEQNPWIELSWPGPIRTDRIVLYDRPGIDDVHGGTLTFSDGSTVAVTGVPTDGGPKVVTFGMKTIKSVRFQVAGGTGPNEGLSELEVHAVPSIPLAPAGITASADAGKATVSWKPPAFDGGAPLTAYVVTPYRDGVAQDPVTVRPDQTRAVLDGLVRGQSYRFTVAAVNMVGTGTPSVQSNPVTP; translated from the coding sequence ATGAGACGTACGTTGTTCGTGATCCTCCTGGCGGCGACACTCGTCGCCACCGCCGCGCCACCGGTCGCCGCCGCGCCGAGCACGCGCGACTACGTACGGCTGGTCAATCCGTGGGTCGAGTCCGACATCGGCCGGTTTTTCTTCTTCCAGTCCGCGAGCCAGCCGTTCGGCATGGTCAAGCTGCGGCCGGACACCAGCACCAGCACCACCTGGGACTCCGGCTACCAGCACGACGAAAACGAGGTCAAGGGATTCAGCCACGTCCACGAGTGGACGCTGTCCGGCGTGCAGGTGATGCCGACAACCGGCGCGCCGGTGCCGAAAACCCAGGGCGACACCGGCTGGCAGTCTCATGTGGACCATGACAACGGCGAGATCGCCGAGCCTGGCTATCACAAACTCCACCTCGATCGTTATGGGGTGACCGCGGAGCTGACCTCCACCGAGCGGGTCGGCATGCACCGCTACACGTACGACCGCGGCGGCCCGAGCGAGATCATCGTCAACCTCGGCGGAGTGCTCGGCGAGGCGACCATGAACGGCGCGCAGGTGACGAAGGTTTCCAACCAGGAGCTCGAAGGTTTCGTCACCATGCACGACGGCAACACCAAGCTGTTCTTCGACATCGCCTTCGACCGGCCGTTCGATTCGCTACATGGCTGGACAAACGGCAAGCTCGCCGACGGCGGCGCTCCAATCGACCGGTTGGCCGGCGACAACATGGGCGTCTACGTACGATACGGCCAGCTGGCCGCCGGCAGCGCTGTGCAGCTCAAGGTCGCACTTTCCTACACCAGCACCGAAGGCGCGCGCCGCAACCTCGCCGCGGAGCTTCCCGGCTGGAGTTTCGGTGCGACCAAAGCCGCCGCGCAGCGGCAGTGGAACGACCTGCTCGGCCGCATCGACGTGCGCGGCGGCACGCACCAGCAACAGGTCAAGTTCTACACCGACCTGTTCCATGTGCTGTGCGGACGCGGCGTTTACAGTGACGCGGACGGAAAATACATCGACGACACCTGGAATCACAACCAGGTCAAGCAGATCCCACTCGGCCGCGACGGCCGGCCGAAGTTTGCCATGTACAACTCGGACGCACTGTGGCTCACGCAGTGGAACGTCAATTCGATCCTCGGCCTGGCTTATCCGGAGATCTATGCCAGCATGGTCAACTCGTTCCTGCAGATGTATCGCGACGGCGGCCTGCTGCCGCGCGGTCCGGCGGCCGGTGACGACACCATGATCATGACCGGTTCACCGATCACCTCCTTCATCGTCGGCGCGTGGAACAAGGGAATCCGCGGCTTCGACATCGACCTCGCGTTCAAGGCGATGCTGGACGCGCAGTCGGTCGGCGGCCTGTTCGACAAAGGCGCCATCGAGTACGGCTCCTGGACCGGCGCCGGCGGCATCCGGCCGTACCTGGAGCGCGGTTATGTGCCACACGACCAAAGCGCCGGCTTCCTCGACGGCGGCGCCGGCGAAACGCTGGAATACGCCAACCAGGACTGGGCATTGGGTCAGCTGGCCAGGCAACTGCACAAGCGCGGCCTGAACGTCGCGCAGTTCGCGAAGGTTTCGGTGTCGTCACAGCTCAACGACAGCAACTTCGCCGGTGTACGCGCGGTGGACGGGCGGCCGATCCGGTCGAGTGTCTCACCGAAGGAAAACGTGGAATGGGCCTCCAACGGCGAAAAGACGCCGGCTATCACGCTGAGCTGGGACAAGCCGCGGACGATCCAGAAGGTCGTGCTGTCCGACCGCGCCAACCTGACCGACAACGTCAACTCCGGCGTCCTGCGGTTCAGCGACGGCTCGTCGGTCAACGTGTCCGGCATCCCCGCTGACGGCACCGAAAAAACCGTACAGTTCGGCAAACGATCGGTGAGCTGGGCGCGATTCGAGGCCACCGGTGGCACCGGCGCCAATGTCGGCCTCAACGAGTTCGAGGCGTGGGACGACTCCGACACCGGCGCCTATCTGATCGACCGGTCGCGCAACTGGCGCAACCTGCTCGATCCGTCGACCGGTTTCATCCGGCCGAAAGCCGCCGACGGCAGCTGGCTGACTCCCTTCGATCCGCTCAGTGGCAACGATTTCGTCGAGGCCAACGCCTGGCAGGCGACCTGGTTCACCTCGCACGACGTGATGGGTCTGGCCAACCTGGTCGGCGGCGAGGCCGGCTATGCCGACAAGCTCAACTATGCCTTCGTACGCGCGGAAAAGGACAACTTCATCGGCGCGTACGGCAAAGGCTATGTCAGCTACGGAAACCAGCCGGGCCTGGAGGTGGCGCACCTGTTCAACTACGTCGGCAAGCCGTGGTTGACGCAGTACTGGGTCCGCCAGGTGCAGGCGAAGACGTACGGCGCGGTGTCGACGGTCGACGGCTATGGCCACCACGACGAGGACCAGGGTCAGATGGGTGCGATGAGCGCGTTGATGGCCATGGGCCTGTTCGAGGTGACCGGCGGCAGCCTGGCCGATCCGGTCTATGACATCACCTCGCCGGTCTTCGACCAGACCACCATCCGGCTCGGCTCCGGTCGCGAGTTTCGCATTGTCACGCACGACAATTCGGCCGCCAACCTCTACATCCAGCGTGCCCGGCTGAACGGCCACCAGCTCGACCGGTCGTGGTTCGGCCAGGACCAGCTGGCCCGCGGCGGCACTTTGGAGCTGTGGCTCGGAAACCGGCCCAACCAGAAGTGGGGGACGCGCGACCTTCCGCCGTCGGCATCCAGGTCCGAAGGCCGGCAACCGGTCTACGCCAACGCGGTCACCGTCTCCGGGCCCGACGTTGTCCGCGAACCGTACGGAAAAACGCAGTTCCAGGCCACGTACACGCCGGCGAACACGACCCTCAAACAGGCCTTCTGGTCGGTGACCGAGCCGGACGGAAAGCCGACGGACAAGGCGACGATCGACGGCGACGGCGTGCTCACCGTCAACCACCGCAGCGGAAACGTCCTGGTCACCGCGACCGCGGCGGACGGCCACCGGGTCAGTGCGAGCCGCAAGGTGTCGCTCGACCTGGATGTCAAGCTGTTGCGCGGAAACGCGGCCAGGTGGCCTGGCGTCACCGCGACCGCGTCGTCGGAGTACAGCCCGCAGTACGCCGCGGCCAAGGTGCACGACGGCATCATCGGCGAGCAGGATTCCGGTGACTGGGCCTCCAAGGGCGAGCAGAACCCGTGGATCGAGCTGAGCTGGCCGGGGCCGATCCGGACCGACAGGATCGTGCTCTATGACCGCCCGGGCATCGACGACGTGCACGGCGGCACGCTGACCTTCAGCGACGGCTCGACCGTGGCGGTGACGGGCGTACCAACCGATGGTGGACCCAAGGTCGTCACTTTCGGCATGAAGACGATAAAATCGGTACGCTTCCAGGTCGCTGGCGGCACCGGGCCCAACGAAGGACTGTCCGAGCTGGAAGTGCATGCCGTGCCGAGCATTCCGCTCGCGCCGGCTGGCATCACGGCGAGTGCGGATGCCGGCAAGGCAACGGTTTCCTGGAAACCACCGGCATTCGACGGCGGCGCGCCGCTGACCGCGTACGTTGTCACGCCTTATCGCGACGGTGTGGCGCAGGATCCGGTGACCGTACGGCCGGACCAGACGCGCGCTGTGCTCGACGGTTTGGTCCGTGGCCAGTCATATCGCTTCACAGTGGCAGCGGTGAACATGGTCGGCACCGGCACGCCTTCGGTGCAAAGCAATCCGGTGACGCCGTAG
- the galE gene encoding UDP-glucose 4-epimerase GalE, whose translation MTWLLTGGAGYIGSHVLHAMHQSGYNCVVLDDLSTGVAERVTDGTALVIGSVLDTALLESTIREHDIRGIVHLAGRKSAPDSVRQPIYYYNENVGGMISLLDAANRTDVRRIVLSSSAAVYGTTDVSPVPEDAECRPENPYGESKLQCEKILADASSAHDIGYVSLRYFNAAGAASPRLADRGADNLIPKVFLALGQNVRPKVFGDDWPTHDGTCVRDYVHVADLATAHVQAVDLLEQRLTRRTYNVGRGKGSTVLEVLDTIRTITGMAFDHDIVARRAGDPAEVVADVTRIHAELGWRAKFDLHEMISSAWSSWSPASA comes from the coding sequence ATGACCTGGCTGCTGACCGGCGGGGCCGGCTATATCGGATCGCACGTGCTGCACGCGATGCACCAGTCCGGCTACAACTGCGTGGTCCTGGACGACCTGTCGACCGGAGTCGCCGAGCGCGTCACCGACGGCACCGCGCTGGTGATCGGATCGGTGCTGGACACCGCGTTGCTCGAATCCACCATCCGCGAACACGACATCCGCGGAATCGTCCATTTGGCTGGGCGGAAGTCGGCACCAGACTCCGTACGACAGCCGATCTATTACTACAACGAGAATGTCGGTGGCATGATCTCGTTGCTGGATGCGGCAAACCGCACCGACGTACGCCGGATCGTCCTGTCCTCCAGCGCGGCCGTCTATGGCACCACGGATGTCTCTCCTGTTCCCGAAGACGCCGAATGCCGGCCGGAGAATCCGTATGGCGAGTCCAAGCTGCAGTGCGAGAAAATTCTCGCCGACGCGTCGAGCGCGCATGACATCGGCTATGTCTCGCTGCGATATTTCAACGCCGCCGGTGCCGCTTCACCGCGGCTCGCCGATCGTGGTGCCGACAACCTCATCCCGAAGGTTTTCCTCGCGCTAGGACAAAACGTGCGGCCGAAGGTGTTCGGTGACGACTGGCCGACGCACGACGGCACCTGCGTCCGCGACTACGTTCACGTCGCCGACCTCGCGACAGCCCACGTGCAGGCTGTCGATCTGCTGGAGCAGCGGCTCACCCGTCGCACGTACAACGTCGGTCGCGGCAAAGGCAGCACCGTGCTCGAGGTGCTCGACACCATCAGGACGATCACCGGCATGGCCTTCGACCACGACATCGTCGCGCGGCGTGCCGGCGACCCGGCCGAGGTCGTCGCGGACGTCACGCGAATCCACGCGGAGTTGGGGTGGCGCGCCAAATTCGACCTCCACGAGATGATCTCGTCGGCCTGGTCGAGCTGGTCACCGGCCAGCGCCTGA
- a CDS encoding alpha/beta hydrolase domain-containing protein, producing the protein MPAERLASTACVEQEYLLRGAATSFREDADGRLVAGPDAAYGTRILVRRPARSEQFNGTVLVEWLDAAGSAETAAEWAATQTELIRGGFGWAGVSVRQAASDGLKAWDPERYTDLRHPGDDHAYDMFSQAGAAVREIAGEMGPDVRLIAAGMSAAAQRISAYVDDIDRSAGIFDGFLVHCPPASARFGNNTRVPTLVLQTETEIASSGYGSTARPDAECFRLWEIAGAARIDAYAQAMAGLHPVERKPSEVIAALASGAKHAGLDQFVISAPQHHYLANAALHQLNRCVRDGVALPRGERLATVPSAPHILKRDAHGNAVGGVRTPWMDVPTALLTGVDPESAGLAAPFPPAMLTALYPSVEAYQKAFDDATEAAVAAGFLLRADAAEIKELAAITFVMSLRN; encoded by the coding sequence ATGCCGGCCGAACGACTAGCGTCGACAGCCTGCGTCGAGCAGGAATACCTGCTGCGAGGTGCGGCAACGTCATTTCGGGAAGACGCGGACGGTCGGCTCGTCGCGGGTCCTGATGCCGCCTACGGCACACGGATCCTGGTTCGCCGGCCGGCTCGATCCGAGCAGTTCAACGGGACCGTGCTGGTGGAGTGGCTGGATGCCGCCGGTTCGGCGGAAACCGCGGCGGAATGGGCCGCCACGCAGACGGAGCTGATACGTGGCGGTTTCGGGTGGGCCGGTGTTTCGGTGCGGCAGGCCGCATCTGACGGTCTCAAAGCGTGGGATCCGGAGCGTTACACCGATCTGCGACACCCTGGCGACGACCACGCCTACGACATGTTTTCGCAGGCCGGCGCGGCCGTACGTGAGATCGCCGGCGAGATGGGACCAGATGTCCGGCTGATCGCCGCCGGGATGTCGGCCGCCGCGCAACGGATTTCCGCGTATGTCGACGACATCGACCGGTCCGCCGGGATTTTCGACGGATTTCTGGTCCACTGTCCGCCGGCATCCGCACGCTTCGGAAACAACACGCGGGTCCCGACCCTCGTGCTGCAGACCGAGACGGAGATCGCCAGCTCCGGATACGGATCGACGGCGCGACCAGACGCGGAATGTTTTCGGCTTTGGGAGATCGCCGGAGCAGCGCGGATCGACGCGTACGCGCAGGCAATGGCCGGTCTTCACCCGGTCGAACGCAAACCGTCGGAGGTGATCGCCGCGCTTGCCAGTGGTGCGAAACACGCCGGTCTCGACCAGTTCGTGATTTCCGCGCCACAGCACCACTATCTCGCCAACGCCGCGCTTCACCAGCTGAATCGGTGCGTACGCGACGGTGTCGCGCTGCCACGCGGAGAGCGGCTCGCCACCGTGCCGAGCGCGCCGCATATCCTGAAACGCGACGCACACGGCAATGCCGTCGGAGGCGTACGCACGCCGTGGATGGACGTGCCGACCGCGTTGCTGACCGGTGTCGATCCGGAGTCGGCCGGCCTGGCCGCACCGTTTCCACCGGCGATGTTGACCGCGCTTTATCCGAGTGTCGAGGCCTATCAGAAGGCGTTCGACGACGCGACCGAGGCCGCCGTCGCGGCCGGTTTCCTGCTTCGCGCCGATGCCGCCGAAATCAAGGAGCTCGCCGCCATCACCTTCGTGATGTCACTTCGCAATTGA